A genomic segment from Mobula hypostoma chromosome 20, sMobHyp1.1, whole genome shotgun sequence encodes:
- the LOC134359387 gene encoding uncharacterized protein LOC134359387 produces the protein MLLFLLPKCMTIHFLTLYSICHSFALSPNLSKSFCSLSTSSKPSAPPPIFISSANLATKPSIPTSKSLTYNVKGSGPNTDPCGIPLLTSNQTEKAPFIPTFCLLQINLCSIHASIFLAMSWALNLLNSLICGIFSFFACACVRASLYVCVCGCMHVCLCLCVCVSVRASVMMSFFMAFTRRGARKRERETDPVARHTSHKHFRSIFPLFYEVELRSRHSTRHGWKAYSGRTQPVLNPGTSAPSSGADVVAVWHLLKGLLKIQVLPSNHFHILASSPFFSCPDKESQPKKLTVYMLPGLLSSSSILCALLKISSIC, from the coding sequence atgcttttatttcttctaccaaagtgcatgaccatacacttcctgacactatattccatctgccattcctttgccctttctcctaatctgtctaagtctttctgtagcctctctacttcctcaaaaccatctgcccctccacctatcttcatatcgtctgcaaatttggccacaaagccatcaattccaacatccaaatcattgacatataacgtaaaaggaagcggtcccaacacagacccctgtggaataccattaCTCACCAgcaaccaaacagaaaaggctccctttattcccaccttttgcctcctgcaaatcaacttatgctctatccatgccagtatctttcttgctatgtcatgggctcttaacttgttaaacagccttatCTGTGGCATCTTCTCTTTTTTtgcatgtgcctgcgtgcgtgcgagtctgtatGTGTGCGTCTGCGGGTgcatgcatgtgtgtctgtgcctgtgcgtctgcgtgtccgtgcgtgcgtccgtgatgatgtcttttttcatggcttttacaaggcgcggagcgagaaaGCGAGAGCGAGAGACAGACCCTGTGGCGCGCCACACCTCACAcaaacattttcgcagtattttccctttattttatgaggtcgagttgcgttCTCGAcattcaacccggcacggatggaaagcgtactcggggcgGACCCAACCAGTtctgaacccgggaacctccgctcccagttccggcgccgatgtcgttgcggtgtggcaccttctcaaaggccttctgaaaatccaagtactcccCTCCAACCActttcatattctggcttcttcccccttcttttcctgtcctgataaagagtctcagcccaaaaagctgACTGTTTACATgttgcctggtttgctgagttcctccagtattttgtgtgcattgcttaagatttccagcatctgctga